CATGTCGATCGCCTCATCGTAGTCGTCGCAATCGTCGTTCACCGCGTCCATGCAGTCGAGAGCCTCGGCCACGGTGTCGTCCTCGGCGGCCGGGAAGCGATCGCACTCGGAATAGACCTCGTTTTGATAGGTCTCGTCGTCAAAGCAGCCGTCGCCGAACGCCTCGTCGGCGCGTTCCTCGCAGGCCTCGATGTCCGCGTGCTTCACCTCGTCGTCGTCGTCATCGTCGTCGTCGCCGCACGCAACAGCGCCGGCCAGCGCCATGGTGAGCGCCGCCAGGAGTGCGATCGCGAAAAGCGTCCATTTCGATGTCATGCGTCAAGCTCCTTTCGATTCAAAAAAACGAGCATCGCCGGAATTACCCGCCCGCCCGATCGCGGGCGATGAGCGAGCGCACAGTAAATTGGCCTTGATGAAAAACCAACACCCAGATCGACGCCAGAGTTAAAAGCGCGTCCCGGATCACCAGTCCGCTGCTCACCTTGCTCGCGGCGGCGCCTTCCTGCACGAAGCAACCGCAGCTAATGTCGAGCCCGCGCGCAAGCGCGCTCGCTACCGCGACGAAAAACATGAAGCAAAGGATGGCCGACAAAAGCGCGGAGGCCTGCGTCATCACGCCGGCAACGAGGAACACGCCGATGACAAGCTCGATCCACGGCAACGCGAGCGCAAACAGATTGACGAGAGCGTTCGGCACGATGTGGTAGTTATCGACCGCGATCGCGAACTTGTCGGGCTCGGCGATTTTATCCACGCTCGCCACGACGAACATGACGCCGAGCCCGGCGCGCAGCACCAGCAGCAGGTACGGATTTTCGAGCACGCGCCGCATCATTTCGTCCCCATCGGCTTGATGATCGGCGTCGCTTCGTCGCTTCCCGCCGATCCCGTGATGGGGTATCCCGCCGCGGTCCAGGCCGGCCAGCCCGCGAAGAAGATGCGGACCTTCTCGTATCCCATGTCCACAAGCTCGCGCGCGACGATGTCGCTTGCGTGGCAGTCCTCGCCGGAACAGTAGGCGACGACAGTCGCCTCAAGCGGAATTTTCTCCAATATTTCCATGGCCTTATCCTGAACTTCCGCGTAATACACGTGGAGCGCGCCCTTGATATGGCCGGCGGAAAAATCGCTTTCGGAACGGGCATCCACGAAAATCGCTCCCTCGTCGTGCAGTTTTTTGGCGCCGGCCAGATCGACCGGGCCAAGCGCGGCCTCGGGCCTGGCCGTCTGGACGGCGTCCCGGGCGGGCCGTATGAGATCGATCCCCCCGGCACGCACCGAGTTAAAAACAACGGCCGTCACGGTGGCGGCGGCGATGATCGAAAGGGCCTGAATGGCGATGCGTCTTACTTGCATATTTGTCGATTTTCCACGAAAATTCCGCTCGAACTTGGCGCGAATCATAGGGGATCGCGAAGGCGAAATCCATGATCTTGCGTCTTTGACCGGGATTCGGTCACAGCGCTCGCGGACGATTCGCGATGCGCCGGGAGAGTCAGGTCGTTGAGCCGGCCGCGCCATCCTTCGCCGGCCGAAAAAGGAGACACCCGTCCATGGCTGTGAAATGCCACATCATCGACGACTGCATCGCCTGCGGCTCCTGCGCCGAGGAATGCCCCCACGACGCGATCAGCGAGGGCGATATCTACGTCGTCGATCCGGATATCTGCGAAGGCTGCGGCAAATGCGCCGAGGTCTGCCCCGTCGACGCATGCATCCTCGAGGAAGTTGCCGCCGCGTAAGCGCCGCGCAAGTCCGTTTCGTTCAAGATCCGTCATGCCCGATCCGACCCCGCGCGACGCGCGCGGGTTCAGCCGAATTGCGAGTGACGAGTGACGAATGACGAGTGGAATCGCAGCGACGCGATTGGATATCGGCACGTGCTTTCGTTCGGCGCCGTTTGTCGTTCAATATTGCGATGGCATTCGTAACTCGTAACTCGTAACTCGTCACTAGCTAGCGGCTCCGGCGGCGGTGCGCCTTCGCCGGTGATGGTCATGCGTCGGATGACGTCGCCCGGCACGATACCAAGCACCACCTCGATCCCGCTCGCCACGCGCCCGAACGCGGTGTAAGCGCCATCGAGATGCGGCGTGGCGCGATGCGTCACGAACCACTGGCTGTCGCCCGTGTCGCGCCCCGCGGTCGCAAGCCCCACGACGCCCGGGCCGTCGAATGCGATCGCGCCCGTTTCATCCGGCAGCAGCTTGCCCGTTCCGCCGTAGCCCGTTCCCATCGGGTCTCCCGTCTGCATCACGAAAAGCGGCTCCACGCGATGCACGACAAGGCCGTCG
This window of the bacterium genome carries:
- a CDS encoding DoxX family membrane protein; this translates as MMRRVLENPYLLLVLRAGLGVMFVVASVDKIAEPDKFAIAVDNYHIVPNALVNLFALALPWIELVIGVFLVAGVMTQASALLSAILCFMFFVAVASALARGLDISCGCFVQEGAAASKVSSGLVIRDALLTLASIWVLVFHQGQFTVRSLIARDRAGG
- a CDS encoding 4Fe-4S binding protein — translated: MAVKCHIIDDCIACGSCAEECPHDAISEGDIYVVDPDICEGCGKCAEVCPVDACILEEVAAA
- a CDS encoding rhodanese-like domain-containing protein, which encodes MQVRRIAIQALSIIAAATVTAVVFNSVRAGGIDLIRPARDAVQTARPEAALGPVDLAGAKKLHDEGAIFVDARSESDFSAGHIKGALHVYYAEVQDKAMEILEKIPLEATVVAYCSGEDCHASDIVARELVDMGYEKVRIFFAGWPAWTAAGYPITGSAGSDEATPIIKPMGTK